In one Brienomyrus brachyistius isolate T26 chromosome 12, BBRACH_0.4, whole genome shotgun sequence genomic region, the following are encoded:
- the LOC125705152 gene encoding clathrin light chain A-like isoform X3 produces the protein MDNYSAPASGNGFGSEEDPAAAFLAQQENEIAGIENDEGYGISNGGQVQSSFDGADEALNGDFQGVSNGPSDNYAAVAQADRLQGEPESLRRWREEQRDRLEALDATSRTQEAEWKDRAKVDLEEWYCRQDEQLEKAKVNNRAAEEATAAAEIGDDNTDPGTEWQRVARLCDFSPKSSKQSKDVSRMRSVLISLKEVPLVH, from the exons ATGGATAACTACAGTGCACCCGCTTCAGGGAATGGGTTTGGGTCAGAGGAAGATCCAGCAGCCGCATTCCTGGCACAGCAAGAAAACGAGATCGCTGGGATCGAGAACGATGAAGGGTACGGCATTTCCAACGGGGGACAGGTCCAGTCCTCCTTCG ATGGAGCTGATGAGGCTCTGAATGGAGATTTCCAAGGG GTGAGTAATGGGCCCTCGGACAACTATGCTGCGGTGGCACAGGCAGAccgcctgcagggggagccagaGAGCCTACGCCGGTGGAGAGAGGAGCAGCGGGATAGGCTGGAGGCACTGG ATGCCACGTCGCGCACGCAGGAGGCGGAGTGGAAGGACAGGGCCAAGGTTGACCTGGAGGAGTGGTACTGCAGACAGGACGAGCAGCTGGAGAAAGCTAAGGTCAACAACAG GGCGGCCGAGGAGGCCACGGCAGCTGCCGAAATCGGCGACGACAACACAGACCCAGGGACGGAGTGGCAGCGCGTGGCGCGCCTCTGCGACTTCAGCCCCAAGTCCAGCAAGCAGTCCAAGGATGTATCGCGCATGCGCTCTGTGCTCATCTCCCTCAAGGAGGTGCCGCTGGTCCACTGA
- the LOC125705152 gene encoding clathrin light chain A-like isoform X2, whose protein sequence is MDNYSAPASGNGFGSEEDPAAAFLAQQENEIAGIENDEGYGISNGGQVQSSFDGADEALNGDFQGVSNGPSDNYAAVAQADRLQGEPESLRRWREEQRDRLEALDATSRTQEAEWKDRAKVDLEEWYCRQDEQLEKAKVNNRVLDEEFYKQPLSELIGYVAAEEATAAAEIGDDNTDPGTEWQRVARLCDFSPKSSKQSKDVSRMRSVLISLKEVPLVH, encoded by the exons ATGGATAACTACAGTGCACCCGCTTCAGGGAATGGGTTTGGGTCAGAGGAAGATCCAGCAGCCGCATTCCTGGCACAGCAAGAAAACGAGATCGCTGGGATCGAGAACGATGAAGGGTACGGCATTTCCAACGGGGGACAGGTCCAGTCCTCCTTCG ATGGAGCTGATGAGGCTCTGAATGGAGATTTCCAAGGG GTGAGTAATGGGCCCTCGGACAACTATGCTGCGGTGGCACAGGCAGAccgcctgcagggggagccagaGAGCCTACGCCGGTGGAGAGAGGAGCAGCGGGATAGGCTGGAGGCACTGG ATGCCACGTCGCGCACGCAGGAGGCGGAGTGGAAGGACAGGGCCAAGGTTGACCTGGAGGAGTGGTACTGCAGACAGGACGAGCAGCTGGAGAAAGCTAAGGTCAACAACAG GGTGCTGGATGAAGAATTCTACAAACAGCCTCTCTCTGAGCTGATTGGCTATGT GGCGGCCGAGGAGGCCACGGCAGCTGCCGAAATCGGCGACGACAACACAGACCCAGGGACGGAGTGGCAGCGCGTGGCGCGCCTCTGCGACTTCAGCCCCAAGTCCAGCAAGCAGTCCAAGGATGTATCGCGCATGCGCTCTGTGCTCATCTCCCTCAAGGAGGTGCCGCTGGTCCACTGA
- the LOC125705152 gene encoding clathrin light chain A-like isoform X1, producing MDNYSAPASGNGFGSEEDPAAAFLAQQENEIAGIENDEGYGISNGGQVQSSFDGADEALNGDFQGVSNGPSDNYAAVAQADRLQGEPESLRRWREEQRDRLEALDATSRTQEAEWKDRAKVDLEEWYCRQDEQLEKAKVNNRVLDEEFYKQPLSELIGYVTHINHPCYRLDQAAEEATAAAEIGDDNTDPGTEWQRVARLCDFSPKSSKQSKDVSRMRSVLISLKEVPLVH from the exons ATGGATAACTACAGTGCACCCGCTTCAGGGAATGGGTTTGGGTCAGAGGAAGATCCAGCAGCCGCATTCCTGGCACAGCAAGAAAACGAGATCGCTGGGATCGAGAACGATGAAGGGTACGGCATTTCCAACGGGGGACAGGTCCAGTCCTCCTTCG ATGGAGCTGATGAGGCTCTGAATGGAGATTTCCAAGGG GTGAGTAATGGGCCCTCGGACAACTATGCTGCGGTGGCACAGGCAGAccgcctgcagggggagccagaGAGCCTACGCCGGTGGAGAGAGGAGCAGCGGGATAGGCTGGAGGCACTGG ATGCCACGTCGCGCACGCAGGAGGCGGAGTGGAAGGACAGGGCCAAGGTTGACCTGGAGGAGTGGTACTGCAGACAGGACGAGCAGCTGGAGAAAGCTAAGGTCAACAACAG GGTGCTGGATGAAGAATTCTACAAACAGCCTCTCTCTGAGCTGATTGGCTATGT CACGCACATTAACCATCCTTGCTACCGCCTAGACCA GGCGGCCGAGGAGGCCACGGCAGCTGCCGAAATCGGCGACGACAACACAGACCCAGGGACGGAGTGGCAGCGCGTGGCGCGCCTCTGCGACTTCAGCCCCAAGTCCAGCAAGCAGTCCAAGGATGTATCGCGCATGCGCTCTGTGCTCATCTCCCTCAAGGAGGTGCCGCTGGTCCACTGA